TTGCTTACATGTTAATTACactgtttgttattttattacagACTGTATACATGGGTCAGGGTGCTCTGCATGCCTCTCAGCAGCCAGACGACCTGAGTACCGTGATGTTCATCTTCAAGCTCTTCCAGAGCGGTTTGATATTCACGGCCCTTGTCGCTGGCGTCATCTGTGTTGGGCACGTGGTCTTTGTTCGCCGAAAGAATTGCCGAAATACCACGACTCTGTTCGCGGTGATGCTCTCCGGATTCTTGCACATGATCGCGTGCGTGTGCATGCTGACAATATCCGAGAAGTACACAACAAGACTCGCAAATTTGGGACATCTGAGCGCCGGCTCGTGCATGGATTATTCGATGACAGCGGCGTTAGCAAACGCGGTGGTGCTCGTGTTTATCGTgcataatatttttgttcagaactttaaATGGTCGGTGTGTTCTTGTCTTGCATACGCTGTAACACTTGGTAGCATCGTAACAGGAAGTGTTTTCATTCTCAAGATAGTGCCGCAAAACAGCCAACTTCCGGTTGCTCAACAATCGCTAGTGACTCTCGGGACTGCTGGAAGTCAGCACGTGGAAGTGTTCTGGTCCGTGTGTCAGAAAAATGCGCATGAGGAAAGATGGGCTCTTCTGACAGAATATGTGCTCATATACTTGCCCGTCATCGTCACTGTGCTGGTTGctctttgtataaacaaaacaaaacagacggGTATGTTCACTTGTTGAATTCTATTTAAAaccataaataataacatgtaaACTTATTATTGGCAtcgagttttaaaaaaaataatgaacagaTATCGTAATAAAGATAGAAAGCACTCACTCATCTTCATCCGAACCAAAATTGACACACCCGTGTTCTACAAAACATCCAATATTTTACGGAAAATGAGCGAGATTTAACCACAATATTTACACATGCAAAGTCCTTTGTATGGATACAACTTTATGTTCATATTCATGATATTGTATAACACATAAGAAATTATGACGccgttgtttgttttaatatttcgcTCCGATATAATTAacgtgacgtcatttaaccaatgatattcGACGTTACTTTCCTTTCATACAAACGGCTGTTGT
The Mya arenaria isolate MELC-2E11 chromosome 12, ASM2691426v1 DNA segment above includes these coding regions:
- the LOC128210278 gene encoding uncharacterized protein LOC128210278; translation: MDNFTINKTVYMGQGALHASQQPDDLSTVMFIFKLFQSGLIFTALVAGVICVGHVVFVRRKNCRNTTTLFAVMLSGFLHMIACVCMLTISEKYTTRLANLGHLSAGSCMDYSMTAALANAVVLVFIVHNIFVQNFKWSVCSCLAYAVTLGSIVTGSVFILKIVPQNSQLPVAQQSLVTLGTAGSQHVEVFWSVCQKNAHEERWALLTEYVLIYLPVIVTVLVALCINKTKQTEVDTTELRILSNIECNVPGLKCDCVQLNTAMVAVLIYSAIVLLMVRPGYIMYAYATSGYFRDILPSLLQTVMFTFICSEYIGKVLIRPQYCNNEVKSSCNCDCEHMSKPLMDV